A genomic window from Candidatus Poribacteria bacterium includes:
- a CDS encoding saccharopine dehydrogenase-like oxidoreductase, with protein sequence MEPNRHLRVAVLGAGGLGQAAVRMLATKSEMTLVAIADSKGFAFDARGLDADAVIHASETSGTVAATPRVGFLSNDAIGDVIARSGSIDGVFLALPNLPNEFIPNVVERFAKQGYRGVMVDALKRTRAVELLMKLDNLLKHAEITYVVGAGATPGLLTAAANLAAQSYAEIESVEVVFGVGISNWEGYRATIREDIAHLPGFDIERASLMPDAEVAAELDRRNGVLELVDMEHADDIILELAGVVERDRVTVGGIVDTRNPKKPISTNVRITGVTFEGKRSSHVFTLGDETSMAANVCGPVFGYMKAGAWLHGLSAYGILSSANVMPQFVR encoded by the coding sequence ATGGAACCGAATCGCCATCTGCGCGTTGCCGTGCTGGGAGCCGGCGGGCTGGGACAAGCCGCCGTGCGCATGCTCGCCACGAAGTCGGAGATGACGCTCGTCGCCATCGCCGACAGCAAGGGCTTCGCCTTCGACGCACGCGGCTTGGACGCCGATGCGGTGATCCACGCGAGTGAGACGTCGGGAACCGTCGCGGCGACGCCGCGCGTCGGGTTCCTCTCGAACGACGCCATCGGAGACGTCATCGCGCGGAGCGGGAGCATCGACGGCGTGTTCCTCGCTCTGCCGAATCTGCCGAACGAGTTCATCCCGAATGTCGTCGAGCGGTTCGCGAAGCAGGGCTACCGAGGCGTCATGGTGGACGCGCTCAAGCGGACGCGCGCCGTCGAGCTCCTCATGAAGCTGGACAACCTACTGAAGCACGCGGAGATCACGTACGTCGTGGGAGCCGGGGCGACACCGGGGCTCCTGACGGCGGCGGCGAACCTGGCGGCGCAGTCCTACGCCGAAATCGAGTCCGTCGAGGTCGTCTTCGGCGTCGGCATCTCCAACTGGGAGGGCTACCGCGCGACGATCCGCGAGGACATCGCCCACCTTCCGGGCTTCGACATCGAACGCGCGTCGCTGATGCCCGACGCAGAGGTCGCCGCCGAGCTCGACCGGCGGAACGGCGTGCTGGAGCTCGTCGATATGGAGCACGCCGACGACATCATCCTGGAGCTCGCCGGGGTCGTCGAGCGGGACCGCGTCACCGTCGGCGGGATCGTCGATACGCGCAACCCGAAGAAGCCCATCAGCACGAACGTGCGGATCACGGGCGTGACGTTCGAAGGCAAGCGGAGCAGCCACGTCTTCACACTGGGCGACGAGACGTCGATGGCGGCGAACGTCTGCGGGCCCGTGTTCGGCTACATGAAGGCGGGAGCCTGGCTCCATGGGCTGAGCGCGTACGGGATTCTGTCGTCGGCGAACGTCATGCCGCAGTTCGTGCGGTAG
- a CDS encoding bifunctional nuclease family protein, translating into MNRGLTRRDFVRFSALGVVGVGCSAVAPPTAAVRINLDDAIDAELVPVRVADVVESKRDDYGIIVLLDDDERYLPIWVGRFEAQSIRVGLNGISTPRPMTYDFIRNLLEATGAVPVRVTITQLRELTFYANLEVERAGTRQSLDCRPSDAIAVAVRTSTPIYVEKGVMESQSVPREALERLEPPLWA; encoded by the coding sequence ATGAACCGAGGACTGACACGCCGTGACTTCGTGCGGTTCTCCGCGCTGGGTGTCGTGGGCGTCGGGTGCTCCGCCGTTGCGCCGCCGACCGCCGCTGTTCGCATCAACCTGGACGACGCGATCGACGCGGAACTGGTTCCCGTCCGCGTCGCGGATGTCGTCGAATCGAAGCGGGACGACTACGGGATCATCGTGCTGCTGGACGACGACGAACGCTATCTGCCCATCTGGGTGGGGCGGTTCGAGGCGCAGTCGATCCGGGTCGGGCTCAACGGCATCTCGACGCCGCGCCCGATGACCTACGATTTCATCCGCAACCTGTTGGAAGCGACCGGAGCCGTGCCCGTGCGCGTCACGATCACGCAGCTTCGGGAGTTGACGTTCTACGCGAACCTGGAGGTCGAACGCGCCGGCACGCGCCAGTCGCTCGACTGCCGACCCAGCGACGCGATCGCCGTCGCCGTGCGGACGAGCACGCCGATCTACGTCGAGAAGGGCGTCATGGAATCACAGTCCGTGCCGCGCGAGGCTCTGGAACGGCTCGAACCGCCCTTGTGGGCGTAG
- the mtnA gene encoding S-methyl-5-thioribose-1-phosphate isomerase: MSAGFRTVQWRDGAVRLLDQTRLPGEVVYKDCRTVDEVWEAIRSLRVRGAPAIGIAAAYGVLCGIDGDGSTAELIRQADAAADHLATSRPTAVNLFWALERMRRVAHENARLEPDAFRARMLREADAILTEDDALCHAIGEHGATLVRDGDGILTHCNAGGLATSGYGTALAVIFSAHAQSKRISVYADETRPLLQGARLTTWELLRAGVPTTLICDNTAAQVLREGRIQLVVVGADRIAANGDAANKIGTYGVALLAKAHGVPFYVAAPTSTLDLSLEHGGLIPIEERAAEEVTEGFGRRTAPEGVNVYSPAFDVTPAEHITGIITERGIHRPPYRDSLA; the protein is encoded by the coding sequence ATGAGCGCCGGGTTCCGCACCGTCCAATGGCGCGACGGGGCCGTACGGCTGCTCGATCAGACTCGCCTGCCCGGCGAGGTCGTCTACAAGGACTGCCGGACTGTCGATGAGGTGTGGGAGGCGATTCGCTCGTTGCGCGTCCGGGGCGCGCCCGCCATCGGCATCGCGGCGGCGTACGGTGTTCTGTGCGGCATCGACGGCGACGGTTCCACGGCGGAGCTCATTCGCCAAGCCGACGCCGCAGCCGACCACCTCGCGACATCCCGACCGACGGCGGTCAACCTCTTCTGGGCGCTGGAACGCATGCGCCGCGTCGCTCACGAGAACGCGCGGCTGGAGCCCGACGCCTTCCGCGCGCGGATGCTCCGCGAAGCCGACGCCATCCTCACCGAGGACGACGCCCTCTGTCACGCCATCGGCGAACACGGCGCGACCCTCGTCCGAGACGGCGACGGCATCCTGACCCACTGCAACGCCGGCGGACTCGCCACGAGCGGCTACGGAACCGCACTCGCCGTGATCTTCTCGGCGCACGCGCAGAGCAAGCGCATCTCCGTCTATGCCGACGAAACGCGCCCCCTGCTCCAGGGAGCCCGGCTGACGACCTGGGAGCTGCTCCGCGCCGGGGTTCCCACGACGCTCATTTGCGACAACACGGCGGCGCAGGTCCTCCGCGAGGGGCGGATCCAACTCGTCGTCGTTGGAGCCGACCGGATCGCCGCCAACGGAGACGCCGCGAACAAGATCGGAACCTACGGCGTCGCCCTGCTCGCGAAGGCGCACGGCGTCCCGTTCTACGTCGCCGCGCCGACGTCGACGCTCGACCTCTCGCTGGAACACGGCGGGCTCATCCCCATCGAGGAGCGCGCCGCCGAGGAGGTCACCGAAGGCTTCGGACGCCGCACCGCTCCCGAAGGCGTCAACGTCTACTCACCCGCGTTCGACGTAACGCCCGCCGAACATATCACGGGGATCATCACGGAGCGTGGTATCCACCGACCGCCCTACCGGGATAGCCTGGCATAG